A genomic stretch from Rhodomicrobium vannielii ATCC 17100 includes:
- the grxD gene encoding Grx4 family monothiol glutaredoxin has protein sequence MSEDVQSWIKDQVTTNDVVLFMKGTKEFPQCGFSGRVSQILNFLGVPYQDINVLTDDGIRDGIKAYTNWPTIPQLYVKGEFIGGADIVSEMFQSGELQKVFADKGVPTSKAA, from the coding sequence ATGAGCGAAGACGTCCAGAGCTGGATCAAGGATCAGGTCACGACAAACGACGTGGTGCTCTTTATGAAGGGGACCAAGGAATTTCCGCAATGCGGTTTTTCCGGCCGCGTCTCGCAGATCCTGAATTTCCTCGGTGTTCCGTATCAGGATATCAACGTCCTCACCGATGACGGAATTCGCGACGGCATAAAGGCCTACACGAACTGGCCGACAATCCCGCAGCTCTATGTCAAAGGCGAGTTCATCGGCGGTGCCGACATCGTGTCGGAGATGTTCCAGTCCGGCGAGCTGCAAAAGGTTTTCGCCGACAAAGGCGTTCCGACGAGCAAGGCGGCTTAG
- a CDS encoding BolA family protein produces the protein MPMEAHEIERLIKEHLPDAEVQIEALKGDGDHYAALVTSTAFAGKSRVQQHQLVYAALKGRMGGELHALALTTRLPGE, from the coding sequence ATGCCCATGGAGGCCCACGAAATCGAGCGCCTGATCAAGGAGCACCTGCCGGATGCCGAAGTGCAGATCGAGGCGCTGAAGGGCGACGGCGATCATTACGCGGCACTCGTGACATCGACCGCATTTGCCGGAAAATCGCGCGTGCAGCAGCATCAGCTGGTTTATGCCGCGCTCAAAGGCCGGATGGGTGGCGAGTTGCATGCCCTCGCACTCACCACCAGGCTTCCCGGCGAGTAG
- a CDS encoding glycosyltransferase family 2 protein → MKNKNQIICLNMIVKNEAAVIRRCLDSVRPIIGHWVIVDTGSTDGTQDIIREHLRDLPGELHERPWRDFAHNRTEALELARGKGDYTLIIDADDVLEFEPGNTIPELAADQYAIEIQHGSIVHSRTQIVRSALPWRWEGVLHEYLTCEEASSDGQLPGIRLKVNDDGARRKDPETYRRDARVLETALRTETNPFLIARYRFYLAQSYRDCRESVRALQQYLIRAELGFWQEEVFISLYSVAQLKEELGHAEQDVIDAYLRAADASPSRAEALHGASKFCRLKGRNEEGYQLAKRGLQIPMPSDGLFVEAWIYETGLLDEFSVNAYWSGHMRDCLYASLKLLASGKLSDEDRTRVSANAQVASESLDQDRNLGSLVADDFVQQHALVAPRMLRSRLKAAPRVLVAILAKQKEEFLPLHLECIESLDYPKSSIVLYIRTNNNTDGTERILREWAKRVGHLYADVEFDAEEVEVPVEQFSVHEWNETRFDVLGHIRNVSLSRALAHRCDFYFVADVDNFIRPCTLRELVALDLPIVAPFLRSLSPDDPYSNYHAEIDASGYFEDCDQYSWILNRWIRGVIEVPVTHCTYLIRADVLGELAYRDGTARHEYVIFSESARRHGIPQYFDNRQVYGYIAFGDGHDRYIAGGAELARELLRGDPMFGHGTETTVAVRSIELCA, encoded by the coding sequence ATGAAAAACAAAAACCAGATAATTTGTTTAAACATGATCGTCAAGAACGAAGCGGCCGTGATCCGGCGTTGCCTCGACAGCGTGCGGCCGATCATCGGTCACTGGGTCATCGTGGACACTGGGTCCACCGACGGCACTCAGGACATTATCCGCGAGCATTTGCGCGACCTGCCGGGCGAGTTGCATGAGCGGCCCTGGCGCGATTTCGCGCACAATCGCACCGAGGCGCTGGAGTTGGCGCGTGGAAAGGGCGATTACACGCTGATCATCGACGCCGATGATGTGCTGGAATTTGAACCGGGCAACACGATCCCCGAGTTGGCCGCAGATCAATACGCGATCGAGATCCAGCATGGCAGCATCGTGCATTCGCGGACCCAGATCGTCCGCAGCGCGCTTCCGTGGCGTTGGGAGGGGGTTCTGCACGAATATCTCACCTGCGAAGAGGCTTCTTCAGATGGACAGCTTCCGGGTATCCGTTTGAAGGTCAACGATGATGGTGCTCGCCGGAAAGATCCCGAGACTTACCGGCGCGATGCCAGAGTGCTTGAGACTGCGTTGAGGACAGAAACCAACCCGTTCCTTATCGCCCGCTACCGTTTTTATCTCGCACAGAGTTATCGCGACTGCCGAGAGTCGGTTCGCGCATTGCAACAATACCTGATCCGGGCTGAGCTTGGCTTCTGGCAGGAGGAAGTTTTCATCAGCCTTTATTCCGTCGCGCAGTTGAAGGAGGAGCTCGGACACGCCGAACAGGACGTTATCGACGCGTATCTTCGCGCTGCTGATGCCTCGCCATCGCGGGCGGAAGCCCTGCACGGGGCGAGCAAGTTCTGCCGCCTCAAGGGGCGGAATGAGGAAGGATACCAACTCGCAAAGCGCGGGTTGCAGATTCCCATGCCCTCGGATGGGCTGTTTGTCGAAGCCTGGATTTACGAAACCGGGCTTCTGGATGAGTTCTCTGTCAATGCCTATTGGTCCGGTCATATGCGGGATTGCCTCTATGCAAGTTTGAAGCTTCTCGCATCGGGAAAGCTCTCCGATGAGGATCGGACGCGTGTATCTGCGAATGCGCAAGTCGCGAGCGAAAGCCTGGATCAGGACCGAAACCTTGGATCGCTTGTCGCCGATGACTTCGTACAACAGCACGCCTTGGTGGCTCCAAGAATGCTACGCTCGCGCTTGAAAGCAGCGCCGCGCGTGCTCGTTGCAATACTTGCAAAACAGAAAGAAGAGTTTCTGCCGCTTCATCTCGAATGCATCGAGTCGCTTGATTATCCCAAATCTTCGATTGTTCTCTACATCCGGACCAACAACAATACCGATGGGACAGAACGCATCCTGCGAGAATGGGCGAAGCGTGTGGGTCACCTCTACGCCGACGTAGAATTCGATGCCGAGGAGGTGGAAGTCCCCGTGGAGCAATTCAGCGTCCATGAATGGAACGAGACGCGGTTTGATGTGCTGGGACACATTCGAAACGTCAGCCTGAGCCGCGCCCTCGCGCATCGGTGCGACTTCTACTTCGTGGCTGACGTGGACAATTTCATCCGGCCGTGCACGCTCCGCGAATTGGTGGCGCTCGACCTTCCGATCGTCGCGCCATTCCTGCGCTCACTGTCCCCGGACGATCCATATTCGAACTACCATGCGGAAATAGACGCCAGCGGATATTTCGAAGATTGCGACCAGTATTCCTGGATCCTCAACCGTTGGATACGCGGTGTGATCGAAGTGCCCGTTACGCATTGCACATATCTGATCCGCGCCGACGTGCTGGGCGAGCTCGCTTACCGGGACGGAACCGCTCGTCACGAGTACGTAATCTTTTCGGAAAGCGCGCGCAGGCACGGGATCCCGCAATATTTCGATAACCGCCAAGTGTACGGCTACATCGCGTTCGGCGATGGTCATGATCGTTACATCGCGGGGGGCGCGGAGCTGGCGAGAGAGCTTCTGCGAGGCGATCCCATGTTCGGACACGGCACAGAAACGACGGTGGCGGTTCGATCAATCGAGCTGTGCGCCTGA
- a CDS encoding tetratricopeptide repeat protein: MIGLDILHKLLDRLVARSPKRARARAERLSKAAPERALALFVAAAEAGDAEAAFIVGERYLEGKGALAHPVSAARWYQLAAEAGHVEAQCRLAALHLFGVPKAAVGTDERLFESADSDAPDYHAAVVWAKKAAETGAPDAQAMLAFILSSGPEELRDPDAAFEWYRKSAAQDCPQGRLGYAIALMLRTDIANNALMARDELLRASEAGLPTAHYLLGAAAEGGFGTALDEAEARRLYSLAAEAQHTAAQIKLGLMLLEGRGGSVDPLNGESWLRRAAVAGESDAAMHLGELYSRGGALPPNYIEAAHWFRTAAEQGHQAAARALGTLYLTGAGMARDPDEAAAWFKRAAEAGDTVAQADLAVLLQDGGVTTLDNRDIPVHEWFERAAEQGDLIGAFNYAVCLAEGIGVPRNDARAAFWLKKAADEVVSAQYWYGRMLADGRGLDQDDREAAAWFERAADDGMADAQVALGEFYLQGRGVPYDPEAAKSRFLSAAEADHSGAMFALGIMHNDGTIIGSDHDEARRWFSRAAEQGHAVAALMLARYAAQGLGGPKEIEAARAWYERAVALGAQDAAEELATLDLKLTEQAKADVEPEMMA, encoded by the coding sequence ATGATCGGGTTGGATATACTGCACAAGTTGCTTGACCGCCTCGTTGCCCGCTCACCGAAGCGGGCGCGGGCGCGGGCCGAGCGCCTCTCGAAGGCGGCACCGGAACGCGCCCTTGCGCTTTTCGTAGCCGCAGCTGAGGCGGGCGACGCGGAAGCGGCGTTTATTGTCGGCGAGCGCTACCTTGAGGGCAAAGGCGCGCTTGCGCATCCGGTCTCCGCAGCGCGATGGTATCAACTGGCTGCCGAGGCCGGGCATGTCGAGGCGCAGTGCCGCCTCGCCGCCCTCCACCTGTTCGGTGTGCCCAAAGCGGCTGTCGGAACCGATGAAAGACTGTTCGAGTCAGCTGATTCGGACGCGCCCGATTACCACGCCGCCGTGGTCTGGGCAAAGAAGGCGGCCGAAACGGGCGCGCCGGATGCTCAGGCCATGCTGGCTTTTATTCTCTCCTCCGGCCCAGAAGAATTGCGCGATCCCGATGCCGCGTTCGAATGGTACCGAAAATCGGCCGCGCAGGATTGTCCGCAAGGCAGGCTCGGTTACGCCATCGCGCTGATGCTTCGCACCGACATCGCAAACAATGCGCTCATGGCACGAGACGAACTCCTCCGCGCGTCGGAGGCGGGGCTACCCACCGCGCATTACCTGCTGGGCGCGGCGGCGGAGGGCGGATTTGGTACGGCGCTGGATGAGGCAGAGGCGCGGCGGCTCTATAGTCTCGCCGCCGAGGCTCAGCACACCGCCGCGCAAATAAAGCTCGGTCTGATGCTGCTGGAAGGTCGCGGCGGATCGGTCGATCCATTGAACGGCGAAAGCTGGCTGCGTCGCGCGGCAGTCGCGGGCGAGAGCGACGCGGCGATGCACCTCGGTGAGCTTTATTCTCGCGGTGGCGCGCTGCCGCCGAACTATATCGAGGCGGCGCATTGGTTTCGCACGGCGGCCGAACAAGGCCATCAAGCCGCCGCCAGGGCACTCGGCACGCTCTATCTTACGGGGGCGGGCATGGCACGCGACCCGGACGAGGCGGCGGCCTGGTTCAAGCGTGCCGCCGAGGCCGGCGATACCGTTGCCCAGGCTGACCTCGCGGTGCTGCTGCAGGATGGCGGGGTGACGACTCTCGATAATCGTGACATCCCGGTGCATGAATGGTTCGAGCGTGCCGCCGAGCAAGGCGATCTTATCGGCGCGTTCAACTATGCGGTCTGTCTCGCCGAGGGCATCGGTGTGCCGCGCAACGACGCGCGCGCCGCCTTCTGGCTGAAAAAGGCCGCCGACGAGGTGGTGAGCGCGCAATATTGGTATGGCCGCATGCTCGCCGATGGCCGGGGCCTGGATCAGGACGACCGCGAAGCCGCCGCCTGGTTCGAACGTGCCGCCGACGACGGCATGGCGGATGCACAAGTGGCGCTCGGTGAGTTTTATCTTCAGGGCCGTGGCGTTCCGTACGATCCGGAAGCGGCGAAGTCGCGGTTTCTCTCGGCCGCAGAGGCGGACCACTCCGGCGCAATGTTCGCCCTCGGCATCATGCACAACGACGGGACGATTATCGGGAGCGATCACGACGAGGCGCGGCGCTGGTTCAGCCGAGCGGCCGAGCAAGGTCATGCTGTTGCTGCCCTGATGCTCGCTCGCTACGCGGCGCAAGGGCTCGGCGGGCCGAAGGAAATCGAAGCCGCGCGCGCATGGTACGAGCGTGCGGTGGCGCTTGGCGCGCAGGATGCGGCGGAGGAACTCGCCACGCTCGACCTCAAGCTGACTGAACAAGCCAAAGCGGACGTGGAACCTGAAATGATGGCGTGA
- a CDS encoding HlyD family type I secretion periplasmic adaptor subunit: MPLLLPRLSKPAKAKRADTSPLPLAALEFESPSAAIIAKPIPRLSRATNLFVFLLVVSTVAASGLIKIDKIVSASGKLVADAPNIVVQPFDHSIVESIDVRKGDIVRKGQLLARLNPTISAADLTSMQDQLDSLTAKAARLEAQTSGKDYVPDPANSHSTLQAAIFYQQSREYKSSLEAHDQKINQYRTEMDGSSAQADHYRKRLGLAANVEGMRQELQNLQVGSKLNTILATDARLNMAVALSQMESESAQAGRKLAAEEAEREAYVNRWDAQLSQELADTRRKLAQARQDFTKANLHNQLVVLTAPRDAVVLSVAKISVGSVVTSAEPLIQLVPLDAPLSVEADISGIDSGYVRPGDQVTVKFDTLPFLQYGSAKGTVRLISADSFSPEATPQEGGSSLPNRPRTLYYKAYISLTEMQLHDTPPGFRLMPGMPLTADVKVGTRSILEYYVSKILPIAHESMREPGA; this comes from the coding sequence ATGCCGCTCCTGCTCCCTCGTTTATCCAAGCCAGCTAAGGCGAAGCGGGCCGATACGAGCCCGCTGCCACTTGCCGCCCTCGAATTCGAGAGCCCCTCGGCCGCGATCATCGCGAAGCCGATTCCAAGGCTGTCACGCGCGACGAACCTCTTCGTGTTCCTGCTGGTGGTCTCCACGGTCGCCGCCAGCGGGCTGATCAAGATCGACAAGATCGTGTCGGCCAGCGGCAAGCTGGTCGCCGACGCGCCGAATATCGTCGTGCAGCCCTTCGACCACTCCATCGTCGAGAGCATCGATGTGCGAAAGGGCGATATCGTTCGCAAGGGCCAGTTGCTCGCCCGCCTCAACCCGACCATCAGCGCGGCCGACCTCACGTCGATGCAAGATCAGCTCGATTCGCTCACGGCCAAGGCCGCGCGGCTCGAAGCACAGACTTCGGGCAAGGATTACGTGCCCGATCCGGCGAACTCGCACTCCACGTTGCAGGCAGCGATCTTCTATCAGCAATCGCGAGAGTATAAATCCTCGCTGGAAGCGCACGATCAGAAGATCAACCAGTACCGTACCGAGATGGACGGCAGCAGCGCGCAGGCCGATCACTATCGCAAGCGTCTTGGTCTCGCAGCAAATGTCGAGGGCATGCGCCAGGAGCTTCAGAACCTCCAGGTCGGCAGCAAGCTGAATACGATCCTCGCGACGGACGCCCGGCTGAACATGGCGGTTGCGCTTTCCCAGATGGAATCGGAAAGCGCGCAAGCGGGCCGGAAACTCGCCGCCGAGGAAGCGGAACGGGAAGCCTACGTTAACCGCTGGGATGCCCAACTCTCGCAGGAACTCGCCGATACGCGCCGCAAGCTGGCGCAGGCACGCCAGGACTTTACCAAGGCAAACTTGCATAATCAGCTGGTGGTGTTGACAGCGCCGCGCGACGCAGTTGTGTTGTCGGTGGCGAAGATCTCGGTCGGCTCGGTCGTCACCAGTGCCGAACCGCTGATCCAGCTCGTCCCGCTCGACGCGCCGCTATCGGTCGAGGCCGACATTTCCGGCATCGACAGCGGCTATGTTCGCCCCGGGGATCAGGTAACTGTCAAGTTCGATACCCTGCCCTTCCTGCAATATGGCAGCGCAAAGGGCACGGTGCGTTTGATAAGCGCGGACAGCTTCAGCCCCGAAGCAACGCCTCAGGAAGGCGGTTCCAGCCTGCCGAACCGGCCCCGCACCCTCTACTACAAGGCCTACATCTCTCTCACTGAAATGCAACTGCATGACACCCCTCCCGGCTTCCGCCTGATGCCCGGCATGCCGCTCACCGCAGACGTCAAGGTCGGCACACGCTCCATATTGGAATACTACGTATCGAAAATTCTTCCGATTGCTCACGAAAGCATGCGCGAGCCAGGAGCCTGA
- a CDS encoding peptidase domain-containing ABC transporter, which produces MNFVSPANIPLHIATSDFGEKAASDGQGTTALQARIVAATHVARYHGVDPDPSGIRPNAGGAAPTSPALVEWLRQYGLWARAVRLSFGQLMKLDNPAPVLLLLSDGGAAVVVGRNHEHGVLLVRDPLAPSSKPPTPIDELRLKQVWDGTALLVRASRGESEDEKPFDLGLLTRMVWGEKSILRDVAIGSITITILSVLPVLMIMTTLNTVVTYHSMNTLTLIVVVLLIALGFEMLIAWSRRMLLITLATRLDTRLHLAIFNRLMTLPIDFFERNQAGELSYKVSQLYRVREFLTGRMITTFIDVAMVLLLLPVLFYMEPTLAWTVLAAAACITLIIWAFLRPLADLTGKVIQAESDKGSTLVESIYGIRTVKSLCLESTRAAEWDQRIATVGDLNMRMGKLSNWPMVLVMPFEKYTQAGVLALGAYLAMTSNNPLSLGGLIGFMMLGGRVAGPLVNLARLLQDVQEARQALFQVGWVLNRPTEKRALTHGLRPKLEGAISFDEVTFKYEGSKSPALDNISFAIEPGMMLGVVGRSGSGKSTVTRLLMGINPEYSGAIKIDGIELREINLRHLRQSFGAVLQDNFLFRGSVKDNILAGRPGLSFEDAVRAARLAGAEEFIERLPQGYETWVQEGSTNLSGGQRQRLAIARALIADPKLLILDEATSALDPESEALINANLQRMARGRTMVIISHRLSSLVECDKTLVLDRGKVIDIGPHRELVERCAVYRHLWLQQNRHSDYQGKVHAAPAPSFIQAS; this is translated from the coding sequence ATGAACTTCGTGTCACCTGCCAACATTCCGCTGCACATCGCCACAAGCGATTTTGGCGAGAAGGCCGCTTCTGACGGGCAGGGCACTACCGCTCTGCAAGCTCGGATAGTCGCCGCTACCCATGTCGCCCGCTATCACGGCGTCGATCCCGACCCATCGGGGATCCGTCCCAATGCTGGCGGCGCAGCTCCCACTTCGCCCGCGCTGGTGGAATGGCTCCGCCAATACGGCCTGTGGGCCCGCGCTGTGCGCCTCAGCTTCGGTCAGTTGATGAAACTCGACAACCCGGCGCCGGTCTTGCTGCTGCTTTCGGATGGCGGCGCCGCTGTCGTTGTCGGTCGCAATCATGAGCACGGCGTGCTTCTGGTGCGCGATCCACTGGCACCCTCAAGCAAACCGCCTACGCCAATCGACGAACTCCGCCTCAAGCAAGTCTGGGATGGCACTGCGCTGCTCGTGCGCGCCTCGCGCGGCGAGAGCGAAGATGAGAAGCCATTCGACCTCGGCTTGCTCACCCGCATGGTCTGGGGTGAGAAATCGATCCTGCGCGATGTGGCGATCGGCTCGATTACCATCACCATCCTCAGCGTGCTCCCCGTCCTGATGATTATGACGACGCTGAACACGGTCGTCACATATCACAGCATGAACACGCTCACGCTGATCGTCGTTGTACTGCTGATCGCGCTCGGCTTCGAGATGCTGATCGCATGGTCGCGGCGAATGCTGCTCATTACGCTCGCCACGCGGCTCGATACCAGACTTCACCTTGCGATATTCAACCGGTTGATGACGCTGCCGATCGACTTCTTCGAGCGCAATCAGGCCGGCGAGCTTTCCTACAAGGTGAGCCAACTCTATCGCGTCCGCGAGTTTCTCACCGGTCGCATGATTACGACGTTCATCGACGTCGCCATGGTTCTGTTACTGCTGCCCGTGCTGTTCTACATGGAGCCGACGCTCGCCTGGACGGTGCTTGCCGCAGCGGCCTGCATCACCCTCATCATCTGGGCCTTTCTCCGCCCGCTCGCGGATCTGACAGGCAAGGTCATCCAGGCGGAATCTGACAAGGGCTCCACGCTGGTCGAGAGCATCTACGGCATCCGCACGGTCAAGTCGCTGTGCCTTGAATCCACTCGCGCAGCGGAATGGGATCAGCGGATTGCCACCGTCGGCGATCTCAACATGCGGATGGGCAAGCTCAGTAACTGGCCCATGGTGCTCGTGATGCCGTTCGAGAAATACACGCAGGCGGGCGTTCTGGCGCTTGGCGCGTATCTCGCGATGACCTCGAATAACCCGTTGTCTCTCGGCGGTCTGATCGGCTTCATGATGCTTGGCGGCCGCGTCGCCGGTCCGCTGGTGAATCTGGCGCGTCTTCTTCAGGACGTCCAGGAAGCGCGCCAGGCGCTGTTTCAGGTCGGATGGGTGCTCAACCGGCCGACCGAGAAGCGCGCGCTCACTCACGGTTTGCGTCCGAAACTCGAAGGCGCGATCAGCTTCGATGAGGTGACGTTCAAATATGAGGGCAGCAAGTCGCCCGCACTCGACAACATCAGCTTTGCCATCGAACCCGGCATGATGCTGGGCGTGGTGGGGCGTTCGGGGTCAGGCAAATCCACCGTCACCCGCCTGCTGATGGGTATCAACCCTGAGTATTCGGGCGCGATCAAGATCGATGGAATTGAACTGCGGGAGATAAACCTCCGTCATCTGCGCCAGAGCTTCGGGGCGGTGCTGCAGGACAACTTCCTGTTCCGCGGCTCGGTGAAGGACAACATTCTGGCCGGGCGGCCGGGCCTGAGCTTCGAAGACGCCGTGCGCGCGGCGAGGCTTGCCGGTGCCGAGGAGTTCATCGAGCGCCTGCCTCAGGGTTATGAGACCTGGGTCCAGGAGGGTTCCACCAACCTCTCCGGGGGCCAGCGGCAGCGTCTCGCCATCGCCAGAGCGCTGATCGCCGATCCCAAGCTGCTGATCCTCGACGAGGCAACTTCCGCCCTCGATCCTGAAAGCGAGGCGCTCATCAACGCCAACCTTCAGCGCATGGCTCGCGGCCGCACGATGGTGATCATTTCCCACCGCCTCTCGTCGCTTGTCGAGTGCGACAAGACCCTCGTCCTCGACCGCGGGAAGGTCATCGATATTGGTCCGCATCGCGAGTTGGTAGAGCGCTGCGCCGTCTATCGCCACCTCTGGCTTCAACAGAACCGCCACTCCGATTACCAAGGAAAAGTCCATGCCGCTCCTGCTCCCTCGTTTATCCAAGCCAGCTAA
- a CDS encoding glycosyltransferase: MIVKNEAHCIRRCLASVKPLVDFVLVVDTGSTDGTQGVIRTFLEENNIKGVVIDEPWRDFAWNRTFALTELRKYTYIDYCLMIDADEALEFDENVDLTAFKKALSHDFYQLPTFNGGIINLRPLLFRNNINFKYRGVLHEFLESPGKHCTWGVIRGLHNRTFYDSARNKNPQKYLHDAELLERTLKSEQDPFLVSRYTFYLAQSYRSAGDKAKSLTNYLKRAELGFWEQEVFIALLSAGRLMEDLGHSEADILATYLRAFNVCPTRAESLHAAARYCRVNNKFHQGYMIARQGIDIKKPEGAALFVEPSVYTYGMLDEYAVLAYWAGHYPESLEASEKLLQLKDLPAGYPERIELNAKFAREKIQEANLLQKA, from the coding sequence ATGATTGTCAAAAACGAGGCCCACTGCATCAGGCGCTGTCTTGCGAGCGTGAAGCCTCTTGTCGACTTCGTTCTTGTCGTCGATACCGGATCGACAGATGGCACTCAAGGCGTCATTCGCACCTTTCTGGAAGAGAACAACATAAAGGGCGTCGTCATAGATGAGCCTTGGCGCGATTTCGCATGGAACAGGACTTTCGCGCTGACCGAGCTTCGCAAATACACCTATATCGATTACTGCCTAATGATCGATGCGGATGAAGCTCTCGAATTCGACGAAAACGTCGACCTCACCGCTTTCAAGAAAGCGCTTAGCCACGATTTCTATCAACTGCCGACTTTCAATGGCGGAATCATCAACCTGCGTCCGCTCTTGTTCAGGAATAACATCAATTTCAAATATCGCGGCGTCCTGCATGAGTTTCTGGAATCGCCCGGGAAGCATTGCACTTGGGGTGTTATAAGGGGCCTTCACAACCGGACGTTCTATGATAGCGCCCGCAACAAAAATCCTCAGAAATACCTTCACGATGCCGAGCTTCTCGAACGCACGCTCAAGTCTGAGCAGGATCCCTTCCTGGTTTCTCGCTACACCTTCTATCTCGCGCAAAGTTATCGCTCCGCCGGCGACAAGGCCAAATCCCTCACCAACTACCTGAAGCGCGCCGAACTTGGCTTCTGGGAACAGGAAGTTTTCATCGCCCTCCTGTCGGCCGGACGGCTCATGGAAGATCTTGGCCACAGTGAAGCCGACATCCTTGCAACCTACCTTCGCGCGTTCAACGTATGCCCGACCCGCGCCGAATCATTGCATGCCGCCGCGCGATACTGCCGTGTGAACAACAAGTTCCACCAAGGCTACATGATCGCCCGTCAGGGGATCGACATCAAGAAGCCGGAAGGCGCCGCGCTTTTCGTAGAGCCTTCGGTTTATACCTACGGGATGCTCGATGAATACGCGGTCCTCGCCTATTGGGCGGGCCATTATCCCGAGTCCCTGGAAGCAAGCGAAAAGCTGCTCCAGTTGAAGGATTTGCCGGCGGGTTATCCGGAACGCATTGAGCTCAACGCCAAATTCGCTCGCGAGAAGATCCAAGAGGCAAATTTGCTTCAGAAGGCCTAA
- a CDS encoding methyltransferase domain-containing protein, giving the protein MTINVTTGSMLPTRLNLGSGKDYRADCFNIDVDNSWSPDAVIDLASFDLDADGVSVPTHRFGDVQLRPGTFDTIIANDVLEHVPDLVRLMTNCLKLLRAGGVFEISVPYDLSFGAWQDPTHVRAFNERSWLYYTDWFWYLGWSEARFVLERMSFVPSPAVAPFASATPAELQRMPRMIDSMSVSLRKVDLTPADRQVWEYWRERKRQAQSRWSAPVPAVQEIAPSTAAPAALATAAATSPVTPQQAEVRQAFAGGWAAHRHAHCLWIVTPEGYKHHQTFDEFALGLSEAFAELGGSCPIVRDVLQLNGRVPIVLGTHLLRHCSSVAIPADSVLINFEQVVSGGGWLDENYLALLRRFPVLDYSVRNREALIERGITHAGLLGIGHAPGLVRIPKVLEKDIDVLFYGSLNPRRKAILEALRARGLNAVHLFGAYGAERDAAIARAKLVINLHFYESAIFEVVRVSYLLANGVCVVSEGDEGDPDIAPFEGGLVVCGYDEIVENCAALVADDPYRDAIGLRGQRIMMARRQSDLLKALIGD; this is encoded by the coding sequence ATGACCATCAACGTTACCACCGGCTCCATGCTGCCGACCCGACTCAACCTCGGTTCGGGCAAGGACTATCGCGCTGACTGCTTCAATATCGACGTCGACAACAGCTGGTCGCCCGATGCGGTAATAGACCTCGCAAGCTTCGATCTGGACGCTGATGGCGTAAGCGTGCCGACGCACAGATTCGGAGATGTGCAGCTGCGGCCCGGCACCTTCGATACGATCATCGCCAACGACGTGCTCGAACATGTGCCGGACCTCGTCCGGCTGATGACCAATTGCCTGAAGCTGCTGAGGGCTGGCGGTGTGTTCGAGATCAGCGTTCCCTACGACCTGTCATTCGGCGCCTGGCAGGATCCGACCCATGTGCGGGCCTTCAATGAGCGCAGCTGGCTCTATTATACGGACTGGTTCTGGTATCTCGGATGGAGCGAGGCACGGTTCGTTCTTGAGCGGATGAGCTTCGTTCCCAGCCCGGCAGTCGCGCCGTTTGCAAGCGCCACGCCCGCCGAACTCCAGCGCATGCCTCGCATGATCGACTCGATGTCGGTCTCGCTCCGCAAGGTCGACCTGACGCCCGCGGACCGGCAAGTCTGGGAATATTGGCGCGAGCGCAAGCGGCAGGCGCAAAGTCGCTGGTCCGCGCCCGTCCCGGCGGTTCAGGAGATTGCCCCTTCAACTGCGGCGCCCGCCGCGTTGGCGACAGCGGCAGCAACGTCGCCCGTGACGCCGCAGCAAGCTGAGGTCCGGCAGGCCTTTGCAGGCGGCTGGGCGGCGCATCGCCATGCTCACTGCCTATGGATCGTCACGCCGGAGGGCTACAAACATCACCAGACCTTCGACGAATTCGCGCTCGGTCTTAGCGAGGCTTTCGCGGAGCTTGGCGGGTCATGTCCCATCGTCCGCGATGTCCTGCAATTGAACGGCCGCGTTCCGATCGTCCTTGGCACACATCTGCTTCGGCATTGCTCTTCCGTCGCCATTCCGGCCGACAGCGTCCTAATCAATTTCGAACAGGTCGTCAGCGGAGGCGGCTGGCTCGATGAGAATTACCTGGCATTGCTGCGACGCTTCCCTGTTCTCGACTATTCAGTCCGAAACCGCGAGGCCCTGATCGAGCGAGGCATTACCCATGCGGGACTGCTGGGGATTGGCCACGCGCCCGGGCTCGTCCGGATTCCAAAGGTCTTGGAGAAGGACATCGACGTTCTTTTCTACGGTTCGTTGAACCCACGTCGAAAGGCCATTCTGGAGGCTCTGCGCGCCAGGGGGCTGAACGCGGTTCATTTGTTCGGCGCCTATGGGGCCGAGCGCGATGCAGCAATTGCCCGCGCGAAGCTGGTGATCAACCTCCACTTCTATGAAAGCGCAATTTTCGAGGTCGTGCGAGTCTCCTACCTTCTGGCCAACGGTGTATGCGTCGTCAGCGAGGGAGACGAGGGCGACCCGGATATCGCCCCGTTCGAAGGCGGGCTCGTCGTGTGCGGTTATGACGAGATCGTCGAGAACTGCGCCGCTCTCGTCGCCGATGACCCATACCGCGACGCCATCGGCTTGCGAGGGCAGCGCATCATGATGGCGCGACGCCAGTCCGACTTGCTCAAGGCTCTGATCGGAGACTGA